In a single window of the Heliangelus exortis chromosome 1, bHelExo1.hap1, whole genome shotgun sequence genome:
- the LOC139791225 gene encoding lactosylceramide 4-alpha-galactosyltransferase-like: MCSQRPLENFVQLSSDFCVIMKAGQIMMPVLGEQAVMGARLSRMSSCLTKLTTMLLTHRIRALLILTISFVFLASVMFYLRTGENAEGYLYSLPTKRRCEQFLPFLPHPAAGGPPSSPGNVYFVETSEQTNPSYLFTCSVESAARTHPGTRVVVLMKGLASGNASLPNHWGFSLLSCFPNVEIRPLDLPELFSGTPLAKWYSQSEHQKEPYFLPVLSDACRIAIMWKFGGIYLDTDFIVLKNLKNLSNALGIQSQNVLNGAFLSFKPKHEFIELCMQDFVENYNGWIWAHQGPGLLTRVFKKWCSISNIQNNMNCKGVSALSQEAFYPIQWQDWKKLFEAISSSELYKLFKNTYAVHVWNKLSHGTRLEITSQALLAQLYSQFCPATYAKMKRDS, translated from the exons ATGTGCTCTCAGAGACCTCTTGAAAATTTTGTCCAGCTGAGCAGTGACTTCTGTGTTATCATGAAAGCAGGACAG ATCATGATGCCTGTCTTGGGAGAGCAGGCTGTGATGGGGGCAAGACTGTCCAGGATGTCCAGCTGTCTGACAAAACTGACCACAATGCTGCTGACCCACAGAATCAGGGCTCTGCTTATCCTTACCATTTCTTTTGTGTTCCTTGCCTCTGTCATGTTCTACTTGAGAACTGGGGAGAATGCTGAGGGCTACCTCTACAGCTTGCCTACAAAAAGGAGGTGTGAACAGTTTTTACCTTTCcttccccatcctgctgctggtgggCCCCCTTCTTCACCAGGCAATGTGTATTTTGTGGAGACCTCGGAGCAAACTAACCCCAGTTACCTCTTCACATGCTCCGTGGAGTCAGCAGCCCGAACACACCCTGGCACAAGGGTTGTGGTGCTCATGAAAGGCTTGGCAAGTGGGAATGCCTCCTTACCCAACCACTGGGGCTTCTCCTTGCTGAGCTGCTTCCCTAATGTGGAAATCCGTCCCCTGGACTTGCCGGAGCTTTTCTCAGGGACTCCTCTGGCTAAGTGGTACTCACAGTCTGAGCACCAGAAGGAACCTTATTTCTTACCTGTGCTGTCTGATGCCTGCAGGATTGCCATCATGTGGAAATTTGGTGGCATCTACCTGGATACAGACTTCATTGTGCTTAAGAACTTAAAGAACCTCAGCAATGCCCTTGGTATCCAGTCTCAGAATGTACTGAATGGGgcttttctgtcctttaaaCCCAAACATGAGTTCATAGAACTTTGCATGCAGGACTTTGTGGAGAACTACAATGGCTGGATATGGGCCCATCAGGGCCCAGGACTCTTAACTCGTGTCTTCAAGAAGTGGTGCTCCATCAGCAATATCCAGAACAACATGAACTGCAAAGGTGTAAGCGCTCTTTCCCAAGAAGCATTTTATCCCATTCAGTGGCAGGACTGGAAAAAGTTATTTGAAGCTATCAGCTCCTCAGAGCTTTACAAGCTCTTTAAGAACACCTATGCAGTGCATGTATGGAACAAACTGAGCCACGGGACAAGGCTAGAGATCACGTCCCAGGCTTTGCTGGCTCAGCTGTATTCTCAGTTCTGTCCTGCCACATATGCAAAGATGAAGAGAGACTCTTGA